From a single Limnochordia bacterium genomic region:
- a CDS encoding LysM peptidoglycan-binding domain-containing protein, translating into MERRWISFEQAVEGELNSRTTYEVYTVKPGDTLWGIAEAKLGVGSRHPEIKRLNSLEDDTLHLGQRLQVPKQ; encoded by the coding sequence ATGGAAAGACGATGGATAAGTTTCGAGCAAGCAGTAGAAGGTGAACTGAACAGCAGAACTACGTACGAGGTCTATACAGTCAAGCCTGGCGATACACTTTGGGGCATAGCAGAAGCCAAGCTTGGAGTTGGAAGTCGGCATCCCGAGATAAAAAGGCTTAATAGCTTGGAGGATGATACACTCCACTTAGGTCAGAGATTACAAGTTCCAAAACAGTAG
- a CDS encoding tyrosine-type recombinase/integrase has translation MLFGTALEGYRLSLRQQEKSERTIKGYLQDLKFFENWLQQVWNGPVYLDDVTFTDVEKFLTFLKEKRSYKPASRRRIASALKSFFRYAWKRELCRTDIASDIEDIKYVPTEREFLSEEEALRFIEEIDHELVKVFTVTLLYTGMRISEALALTIDDVDMDTDWIHIRNGKGGKARSIPINRKLKDKLEDYVQWRTPSKQFFATKKTGTLSSGTVQAVIRETRERLGCKKKITPHVFRHSFASELVKKDANIVSISKLLGHSNLKTTSVYTHVSQNQLIDAIARL, from the coding sequence ATGCTTTTTGGTACCGCATTGGAGGGGTACAGGTTATCACTTAGGCAGCAGGAGAAGAGTGAAAGGACAATAAAGGGATACCTGCAGGATTTAAAGTTTTTTGAAAATTGGCTGCAACAAGTATGGAATGGGCCGGTATACCTTGATGACGTTACATTTACTGATGTTGAAAAGTTCCTGACCTTTCTAAAGGAAAAGAGGTCGTATAAACCTGCTAGCCGCAGGCGTATAGCTTCAGCCTTAAAAAGTTTCTTTAGATATGCTTGGAAGCGTGAACTGTGCAGAACAGATATAGCGTCGGACATCGAGGACATTAAGTATGTCCCCACCGAACGAGAATTTCTTTCTGAAGAGGAAGCGTTACGCTTTATTGAAGAAATTGATCACGAATTGGTGAAGGTGTTTACCGTTACGTTGCTCTATACTGGAATGAGGATCTCCGAAGCCTTAGCGCTCACAATTGATGATGTGGATATGGACACCGATTGGATTCATATTCGTAATGGCAAAGGCGGCAAAGCGCGGAGCATACCCATTAACAGGAAGCTAAAGGATAAGCTAGAGGACTATGTCCAATGGCGGACACCATCCAAACAGTTTTTTGCTACCAAAAAAACCGGCACCCTTTCTTCTGGTACCGTCCAAGCAGTCATTCGGGAAACAAGAGAACGACTGGGCTGTAAGAAGAAGATAACACCCCACGTTTTTCGGCATTCCTTTGCAAGCGAACTTGTCAAGAAGGACGCGAACATTGTCAGCATTTCGAAGTTACTTGGCCACTCCAACCTCAAGACGACTTCCGTTTACACTCACGTATCCCAAAATCAGCTGATAGATGCGATTGCGAGACTGTAA